The sequence CCGCTCAAGCCTTCGCGGCGCACCAGCTCGGCCACCACATCGGCCGGTCCGAGCCGGTAGTGGGCCAGCGCGATCATGCAATGAAACCAGAGGTCGGCCACCTCATTCACCAGCTTTTGCGGGTCGCCGCCGTGGTCCAGGTCCTTGGCGGCCATCACGGCTTCGGTGGCTTCTTCGCCGATCTTCTTGAGGAAGCTGTCCGGCCCTTTGTGCAGCAGCCGGGCGACATAACTCTTCTCGGGATTGCCGCCGCTGGCCGGCTTGCGGCTTTCGATCACGGCGGCCAGACGCTCCAGGTCGTCGGTGGGGTTCATGCGCGGCTCACTTGTAAATGGATTCGGGGTCTTTGAGCACCGGCTCGACCGCATGCCACTGATCTCGGTCCAGGCGCTGGAAAAAACAGCTGTGACGACCCGTGTGGCAGGCAATACCGGGCTCGTGGCCCAGCTGGGTGACCTTGAGCAGCACCACGTCGTTGTCACAGTCCATGCGGATGTCGTGCACGGTCTGCACGTGGCCCGACTCTTCGCCCTTGAACCACAGCTTGTTGCGCGAGCGGCTGAAATACACCGCGCGCCCCAACTCGGCCGTTTTCTCCAGCGCCTCGCGGTTCATCCACGCGAACATGAGCACATCACCCGTGGCCGCCTCCTGCGCGATCACGGGCACGAGGCCCTGCGCATCCCACTTCACTTCGTCCAACCAGTTCATGCAACGAATCTAACATGGGCATTTGTGCCCCGATGTGTCAGCGCGGGCAAAGTCGCTACGATGAGACCGGTTCTGACGAGACCGATGCCCGATCCGATCACTTGCCACTGCGCAGCACGCGCACAGGAAACCCATGAAAATCCGCACCCTCCTCCTCATCCTGTTCATCCTGCTGGTCGCCGGCTTCGTGGCACTCAACTTCGCCCAGATCCTGCAACCCACGGCCTTGAACTTCGGCTTCACAGAGGTGCAGGCGCCGCTTGGCCTCGTGCTCCTGGCGATGCTTGCCGTGGTGCTGATCGTGTTTCTGGCCGCGCTGGTCTACCAGCAGACCACGCACATGATGGAAGTGCGCCGCGTTACGCGCGAAGCGTCGGAGCAACGCACGCTGGCCGACAAGGCCGAGGCCTCCCGTTTCACCGAGTTGCGCACGTTCCTGCAAGCCGAGATGCAGGCCACGGCCGCGCGGGAGATCGATCTGGCCGAGAAGCTGCACCTGAAGGTGGACCGCCTGCAAGCCGCCATGACCGAGGTGATCGAGCAGAACGGCAATGGTCTCAGTGCGAGCCTGGGTGAACTCGAAGACCGCCTGGAGCGGCAGTACCAGCTGCGCAACGACCGGACCTGAAACCGGTCAGAGCCGGACCGGGATCCCGCGTTCGGCCATGCGGGCCTTGGCCTGCGCCACGGTGAACTCACCGTAGTGGAAGATGCTGGCGGCCAGCACGGCGTCGGCACCGCCCTGCTGCACGCCGTCAGCCAGGTGGTCGAGGTTGCCCACGCCGCCCGAGGCGATCACCGGCACGTCCACCGCATCGGCCACGGCGCGCGTGAGCGCCAGGTCAAAACCCGATTTCGTGCCGTCGCGGTCCATGCTGGTGAGCAGGATCTCGCCGGCGCCGTGCTCGGCCATCTGGCGCGCCCACGCCACCGCATCCAGGCCGGTGTTCTTGCGACCGCCGTGGCTGTACACGTCCCAGCCCTCGCCGCGCAGCGCCAGGTCGTCCCCATGGCGGCGCTTGGCGTCGATGGCCACCACGATGCATTGCGAACCGTACTTGGCCGAGGCGTCGCGGATCACCTGCGGGTTGGCGAGCGCCGCCGAATTGAAACTGGTCTTGTCGGCCCCGGCGTTGAGCAGGCGGCGCACGTCTTCCACGGTGCGAACGCCACCCCCGACGGTGAGCGGAATGAAGACCTGCGAGGCCACCGCTTCGATCATGTGCAGGATCAGGTCGCGCCCGTCGGAGGTGGCCGTGATGTCGAGGAAGGTGAGCTCGTCGGCGCCCTGCTCGTTGTACCGCGCCGCGATTTCCACCGGGTCGCCGGCATCGCGCAGCTCCACGAAGTTGACGCCCTTGACCACGCGGCCACCGGTCACGTCCAGGCAGGGAATGATGCGTTTGGCGAGCATGCTCAGCCGTTCAACTCGTCTGCAAGGTTTTGAGCCCTTTCAAAATCCAGGTCGCCGCTGTAGATCGAACGACCGCAGATCACGCCTTCGACGCCCTCGTCTTCCACCGCGCACAGGGCACGGATGTCTTCGAGGTTGGACAGGCCGCCCGAGGCGATGACAGGGATGGACAGCGCCTGCGCCAGCTTCACCGTGGCTTCGATGTTGATGCCCGAGAGCATGCCGTCGCGGCCGATGTCGGTGTAGATGATGCCTTCGACACCGTAGTCCTCGAACTTCTTGCCGAGATCGACCACCTCGTGGCCGGTGAGCTTGCTCCAGCCGTCGGTGGCGACTTTGCCGTCCTTGGCGTCCAGTCCCACGATGATGTGGCCGCCGAACGCGGTGCAGGCGTCCTGTAGGAAGCCGGGGTTCTTGACCGCAGCGGTGCCGATGATCACGTAGCGCAAGCCGGCATCCAGGTAGCGCTCGATGGTGTCGAGATCTCGGATTCCGCCGCCGAGCTGCACGTCCACCTCGGACCCCACCTCTTTGAGGATGGCGCGGATGGCCTGTTCGTTCTTCGGTTTGCCGGCAAACGCTCCGTTGAGGTCCACCAGGTGCACGCGGCGCGCGCCCTTGTCGACCCAGCTGCGCGCGATGGCCGCCGGGTCTTCACCGAACACGGTGGATTGGTCCATGTCGCCTTGTTTCAAGCGAACGCACTGGCCGTCTTTCAGATCAATGGCAGGAATCAGCAGCATGATGGTGTGGTGAAAGGCCTAGGGGTTCCAGGAAAGGAAGTTGCGGTAAAGCGCCAGCCCCTGGTCGGCACTTTTTTCGGGGTGAAACTGGGTGGCAAAAATGTTGTCGCGGGCAATCGCTGCGGCGAAGCGGCCACCATAGTCGGCTTCGCCCACACAGTGCAAGGCCTGGACAGGCCGAGCATAAAAGCTGTGCACGAAATAAAAATAGGAGCCATCCCGGATACCGGCCCACAGCGGGTGCACGGGGCGGCCCAGGTCGTGGAACACCGGGTTCCAGCCCATCTGGGGCACCTTGAAGCGGCTGCCATCGGCCTGCAGACGTCCTTCAAGCCGAAAACGAACGACCTCGCCGGGAATCAGGCCCAGCCCGTCGGTCGGGCCTTCTTCGCTGCGGTCCAGCAGCATCTGCATGCCCACGCACACGCCGAACAGCGGCTTGTTGGCAGCGGCATGCAGCACGGCTTCTTTCAATCCGGAAGCGGCCAGCTCGTTCATGCAGTCGGCCATGTGACCCTGGCCGGGCAGCACCACGCGGTCGGCGTCCAGCACATCCTGCGCACGCGAGGTGACCAGCACCTCCACATCTGCCGAGCGTGCCACGTGTTGCACGGCCTGCGACACGGAGCGCAGGTTGCCGCTGCCGTAGTCCACCACGGCGACTGTCTTGCGTTTCATGGCCAGGAAGGGGTTACAGCGAACCTTTGGTCGAGGGAATCACGTCGCCCATGCGCGGGTCGCGCTCCAGCGCCATGCGCACGGCGCGGGCAAATGCCTTGAACACGGTTTCGGCCTGGTGGTGGGCGTTTTCGCCGTGCAGGTTGTCGATGTGCAGGGTGACGCCGGCGTGGTTCACAAAACCCTGGAAGAACTCGAAGGCGAGCTGGGTGTCGAAACCGCCGACCATGCCGCTCTTGAACGGCACGCGCATGTGCAGGCCCGGGCGGCCCGAAAAATCGATGACGACGCGCGAGAGCGCTTCGTCCAGTGGCACATAGGCGTGGCCGTAGCGGCGGATGCCTTTTTTGTCGCCCACGGCCTGCGCAAAGGCCTGGCCCAGCGTGATGCCCACGTCTTCCACCGTATGGTGGCCGTCGATGTGCAGGTCGCCCACGGCCTGGATCTCGAGGTCGATCAGCCCGTGGCGGGCGATCTGGTCGAGCATGTGGTCAAAGAAACCGATGCCGGTGGCCAGCGTGGCGGCACCGGTGCCGTCGAGGTTCACACGCACGCCGATCTGCGTTTCCGAGGTGTTGCGCTGCACGAATGCCACGCGGTCATGGGTTCCTGCGGGGACGGATGCGGAAGGCGTGGAGGTCATGGAGTGGTTTGGAGGGCGCGGATCAGCGAGGCATTCTCAGACGGTGTGCCCACCGTCAGCCGCAGACAGTTGGTCAGCAGTGGGTGCATTTTAGAAACATTCTTCACCAGAATGCCCTGGGTCTTGAGGCTGTCAAAACAACGTTGCGCATCGGGCACACGCACCAACACCATGTTGGCGTCGCTCGGGAAGGGCTCAAAGCCCGGCATCCGGCGCAGGGCGTCGATCAACACGGTGCGTTGTTCGCAGATCTGCGCGGCCTGCTGCGCAAACACCTCGGTGTGTTCCAGCGCGAACAGCGCGCATTCGGCATTGAGCACGCTCACGTTGTAGGGCGGGCGCAGCTTGTCGACTTCCTGCACCAACGCCTGCGGCCCGAGCAGGTAGCCCAGACGCACGCCGGCGAGGCCAAACTTGGAGAGCGTGCGCATGAGCAGCACATTGGCGTTGGCCGCCGGATGGGCGCGAATCTCGTCGAGCCAGCTGCGGCTGGAGAACGGCTGATAAGCCTCGTCCATCACCACCAAGCCGCCGAAGCTGGCCGCCTCATCGATGAGGCGGCGGATGGTGTCCGCGCTCCACAGATTGGCCGTGGGGTTGTTGGGGTAAGCGATGTGGGTGATGGCGGGCTTGTGCTCACGCATGGCCGCCACCATGGCCGCCTCGTCCAGCTCGAAGTCGACCGTGAGCGGCACACCCACAAATTTCAGTCCTTGCAGCTGCGCGCTCATGGCGTACATGACGAAGCCGGGCAGCGGTGCCAGCACGGTGGCACCCGGCAGGTCGCAGGCCAGGGTCAGCAGCGAGATGAGTTCGTCCGAACCGTTGCCCAGCATCAGGCTGCAGCCGGCGGGCAGGTCCACGTAGCGTGCCAGCGCGGCCTTGAGGTCTTCCACGCGCGGACCGGGGTAGCGGTTCACCGCCACAGCGCCCAGGCGCGCACCGAGCGCGGCCTGCAGCTCGGGCGGCAGCGCATACGGATTTTCCATCGCATCGAGCTTGACCATGCCGGTGGCGTCCTGCACGGCGTAGGCGTGCATGGACTGCACGTCCTGGCGGATCATGTTCAGAGGGTTCATGCTCATGGGGTACTCCGCATCGGTGGCACTTCGTTGAGCCGCATCTCGGCCGCACGCGCGTGCGCCTGCAGCCCTTCGCCGTACGCCATCTCGGCGGCAATCAGACCCAGGCTCTGGGCGCCGGCCTGGCTCACCTCGATGAGGCTGCTGCGCTTCTGGAAGTCGTACACGCCCAATGGCGAGCTGAAGCGCGCGGTGCCGCTGGTGGGCAACACGTGGTTGGGGCCGGCGCAATAGTCGCCCAGGCTCTCGCTGGTGTAGGCGCCCAGGAAGATGGCGCCCGCGTGTTTGAGCAGCGGCTCCCAGCGGTGCGGCTCGCTGCTCGACACCTCCAGGTGCTCGGGCGCGATGCGGTTGCTGATCGCGCAGGCCTCTTCCATGCTCCGTGTGTGGATCAGCGCGCCGCGGTCGCTCAAGCTCTTGGCGATGATGGCCGCGCGCGGCATGGTGGGCAGCAGGCGGTCGATGGCGGCCTGCACCGCGTCGATGTAAGCGGCGTCGGGGCACAGCAGGATGCTCTGCGCCAACTCGTCGTGCTCGGCCTGGCTGAACAGGTCCATCGCCACCCAGTCGGCGGGCGTGCTGCCGTCGGCCAGCACGAGGATTTCGCTCGGGCCGGCGATCATGTCGATGCCCACGGTGCCGAACACGCGCTTCTTGGCGCTGGCCACATAGGCGTTGCCCGGGCCGGTGATCTTGTCGACCTTGGGCACGGTGGCCGTGCCGTAGGCCAGCGCCGCCACGGCCTGCGCGCCCCCGATGGTGAAGGCGCGCGAGACGCCGGCCACATAGGCGGCGGCGAGCACCAATGGGTTCTTCTCGCCGCGGGGCGTGGGCACCACCATGATGATCTCGGCCACGCCGGCCACATGGGCGGGAATCGCGTTCATCAACACGCTCGACGGGTACGCTGCCTTGCCGCCGGGCACGTAGATGCCCACGCGGTCCAGCGGCGTGACCTTCTGGCCCAGCAACGTGCCGTCTTCGTCGCGGTAGCTCCAACTCTCGCCGCCCGCCTTTTTCTGGGCCTCGTGGTAGCTGCGCACCCGGCGGGCCGCGGCCTGCAGGGCATCGCGCTGTGCGTCGGGCAAACCGTCGAAGGCGGCCTTCAACTCGGTCTGTGTGAGTTCCAGCTGGCCCAGACTTGCCACATCGAGGCCATCAAAACGGGCGGTGTATTCCAGCACCGCAGCATCACCGCGCGTCTTCACGTCGTTCAGGATGCCGGCCACACGCTCCTCGATCGCACCGTCGGTCTCGGCCGACCAATGCAGCCGGGCCGCGAACTGCGCCTCGAAATCGGCGGCGGTGGTGGACAGGCGGGCGGGACGGGCGGTGAAGGTCATGCGGGCGTGCCTTGTTCGATGGCTTGCGCAAAGGCGTTGATGATGGGACGGATGGCGGCTTGCTTGAGCTTCAGCGAGGCCTGGTTGACCACAAGGCGTGCGCTGATGTCCATGATGCGTTCGACCTCGACCAGGTGGTTGGCCTTGAGCGTGTTGCCGGTGGACACCAGGTCGACGATGGCGTCGGCCAGACCGGTCAGCGGTGCCAGCTCCATGCTGCCGTAGAGCTTGATCAGGTCCACGTGCACGCCCTTGCTGGCGAAGAACTCGCGCGCGATGTGCGTGTACTTGGTGGCCACCTTCAGTCGCGAGCCCTGGCGCACGGCCGAGGCGTAGTCGAAGTCGGCGCGCACGGCCACGCTGACGCGGCAGCGCGAGATGTTCAGGTCCAGCGGCTGGTAGAGGCCCTGGCCACCGTGTTCGATCAGCGTGTCCTTGCCGGTCACGCCCAGATCGGCACCACCGTGTTCCACGTAGGTCGGCACATCGCTGGCACGCACCAGCACCACACGCACCTGCGGGTTGCTGGTGGCCAGGATCAGCTTGCGCGACTTTTCGGGATCTTCCAGCACCTCGATGCCGGCGGCCTTGAGCAGCGGCAGGGTCTCGTCGAAGATGCGGCCTTTGGAGAGAGCTAGCGTGATCATTTGATGCGTTCTATGTCGGCGCCGATGCCGCGCAGTTTCTCTTCCATCTGGTCGTACCCACGGTCCAGGTGGTAGATGCGGTCAACGATGGTGTCACCCTCGGCCACGAGCCCTGCGATCACCAGGCTGGCCGAGGCCCGCAGGTCGGTCGCCATGACGGTGGCACCCGACAGCCGCGAAATGCCCTCGACCACGGCGATCTTGCCGTCGACCTGGATGTGCGCACCCAGTCGCACCAGCTCGTTGACGTGCATGAAGCGGTTCTCAAAGATGGTCTCGGTCACCTTGCTGGTGCCGTCGGCAATGCAGTTGAGCACCATGAACTGGGCCTGCATGTCGGTGGGAAAGCCCGGGTACTCGGTGGTGCGGAAGCTCTGGGCCTTCAGGCGGCCCGCCGCGCGCACGCGGATGAAATCACCACCGGCGTCCTTGCCGGCTTCGATCTCGGCGCCAGCTTCGTGCAGTTTGTCGATCACGGCGTCGAGGTGGTCGGCGCGGCCGTGGCGCAGCACCACGTCTCCCCCCGTGGCGGCCACGGCGCACAGGAAGGTGCCGGTCTCGATGCGGTCGGCCACCACCTGGTGGGTGCAGCCGTGCAGGCGGTCCACGCCCTGGATGTGGATGCGGCTGGTGCCGTGGCCCTCGATCTTGGCGCCCATGGCGATCAGCATCTCGGCCAGGTCGCCGATCTCGGGCTCCTGCGCCGCGTTTTCCAGCAGGGTCTCGCCCTCGGCCAGCGCCGCGGCCATGAGGAAGTTCTCGGTGCCGGTGACGGTGACCATGTCGGTGGCGATGCGAGCGCCGTGCAGCCGCGTCTTGCCGGCGGGCAGTTTCGCGACCATGTAGCCGTGTTCGACCACGATCTCGGCGCCCATGGCCTGCATGCCCTTGATGTGCTGATCCACCGGACGCGAGCCGATGGCGCAACCACCCGGCAGCGACACGCGGGCATGGCCAAAACGCGCCAGCAGCGGCCCGAGCACCAGCACCGAGGCGCGCATGGTCTTGACCAGCTCGTACGGCGCTTCGGCCAGGATCGGATCGGCCGCTTGCAGCGTGATGCCGCCACGCTCGCCGTGCGTCTGCGTCTGCACGCCCATGTTGTCGAGCAGCTGGCGCATGGTGGCCACGTCGCGCAGGCGCGGCACGTTGTTCAGCGTGACCGGGTCGGCGGTGAGCAGGGAGGCGCACAGCTCGGGCAAGGCGGCGTTCTTGGCGCCGGAGATGGTGACTTCGCCTTGCAGCGTGCGCCCACCCGTGATTCGGAGTTTGTCCATGCCTGGCGATCGGTTCAGGGTTGGGCCGCCCATTCGGCGGGGGTGTAGGTCTTCATCGACAAGGCGTGCACCTCGTCGGTCTGGATGCGTCCACCCAGCGTGCCGTAGACGGCCTGGTGGCGTTTGATCAGGCGCAGGCCTTCAAAGGCGGGCGAGACGATCACCGCCGCCCAGTGGCGGCCGTCACCGGTGACTTCGAGGTGTTCGCACGGCAGGCCGGCGGCGATGAGCGATTGCAGTTGTTCAGCGGTCATGTCAGTGGCGAATTTTGTAGCCGGTCTTGAGCAGGTGCAGCGCGATCGCGCTCACGATGGCGAGCGCCCCACCCACCAACGTCAGGCTGATCCAGGGGGACACGTCGCTTTTGCCGAAGAAGCCATAGCGAAAGCCGTCGATCATGTAGAAAAACGGGTTGAGGTGACTCACCTGTTGCCAGAACGCCGGCAGGGAGTGGATCGAGTAGAACACGCCCGAGAGGAAGGTCATGGGCACGATGATGAAGTTCTGGAACGCGGCCATCTGGTCGAACTTCTCGGCCCACAGGCCGGCAATCAAACCGAGCGCGCCCAACAAGGCCGCGCCCATGAAGCCGAACGCCAGGATCCACAGCGGCGCCACGAGCGAAGGCTGCGCGAACCACCAGGTCACCACCATCACGCCGGTGCCCACGGCCAGGCCACGCACGATGGACGAACCCACGTAGGCCACGAACCAGGCGCGGTGCGACAGCGGCGTGAGCAGCAGGAACACCAGGTTGCCCATGATCTTGCTCTGCACCAGCGACGACGAGCTGTTGGCGAACGCGTTCTGCAGCACGCTCATCATCACCAGCCCGGGCAGCAGGAAAGCGGTGTAGCTCACCGAGTCGTACACCTGCACCCGGTCTTCGAGCACGTGGCCGAAGATCATCAGGTACAGGATGGCGGTGATCACCGGCGCGGCCACGGTCTGGAAGCCCACCTTCCAGAAACGCAGCACTTCCTTGTAGAAGAGCGTCTGCCACCCGGTCATGCTGGCACCTCGACAGGGTTCGTTGCCCGAGGCTGTGCGCCCGTGAGGTCGAGGAACACATCTTCCAGATCGGCCTTGCGGATCTCGATGTCCTCGGGCGCCACCCCCGCCTCGCGCAAGCGGGCCAGGATGCGCTCGACCGCCAGCGCGTCGTTGGCCGGCAGCTGCACCACACGGCCGGTGATGCGAGCCTGAACGGCCAGATCGATGGGCAAGGCCGCGTCGGTCTTGAAACGCAACACGTTGGATGCGGCGCGCGACAGCAAGGCCGAAGTGGATTCGAGCGCCACCACCCTGCCCTGCTTGAGCATGGCGATGCGCCCGCACAGCGCCTCGGCTTCTTCGAGGTAATGCGTGGTCAACAGCACCGTGCTGCCCAGGCGCTTGTTGAGATCGGAGATGAACTGCCACAAGGTCTGGCGCAGCTCCACGTCCACACCGGCGGTGGGTTCGTCGAGCACGATCACCGGCGGCTTGTGCACCAGCGCCTGCGCGATCAGCACCCGGCGCTTCATGCCGCCCGAAAGCTGGCGCATGTTGGCGTTGGCCTTGTCGGTGAGGCCCAGGCCTTCGAGCAGCTCGTCGATCCAGGCGTCATTGCGCTGGATGCCGAAGTAGCCCGACTGGATGCGCAAGGCCTCGCGCACGTTGAAAAAGGGGTCGAACACCAGTTCTTGCGGCACCACGCCGAGTTGGCGGCGCGCGGCCTGGTAATCGGTCTGCACGTCGCTGCCGTGCACCAGCACGCGGCCCGACGAGGCACGGGCAAGACCGGCCAGGATGCTGATCAACGTGGTCTTGCCGGCGCCGTTGGGGCCGAGCAGGCCGAAAAATTCACCGGCCTCGATATCGAACGACACCGACTGCAGTGCCTGCACGGTGCCGCGCGAGGACGGGTAGCTTTTGGAGACGTCTTGGAAGGAAACGGCGGGCATGCGCGAGGAAACCACGGAGGTCATGGGCCGCGCACAAGGCATCGGGCGGCGGTTGGGGAACCGCGTATTTTAGGCCCGGTGGGGTGTCCGCACGGGACACGGGGCCAGGCCC is a genomic window of Hydrogenophaga sp. RAC07 containing:
- a CDS encoding phosphoribosyl-ATP diphosphatase, producing MNPTDDLERLAAVIESRKPASGGNPEKSYVARLLHKGPDSFLKKIGEEATEAVMAAKDLDHGGDPQKLVNEVADLWFHCMIALAHYRLGPADVVAELVRREGLSGLEEKAMRKVRAREAGTESDAQ
- the hisI gene encoding phosphoribosyl-AMP cyclohydrolase; amino-acid sequence: MRCMNWLDEVKWDAQGLVPVIAQEAATGDVLMFAWMNREALEKTAELGRAVYFSRSRNKLWFKGEESGHVQTVHDIRMDCDNDVVLLKVTQLGHEPGIACHTGRHSCFFQRLDRDQWHAVEPVLKDPESIYK
- a CDS encoding lipopolysaccharide assembly protein LapA domain-containing protein, with protein sequence MKIRTLLLILFILLVAGFVALNFAQILQPTALNFGFTEVQAPLGLVLLAMLAVVLIVFLAALVYQQTTHMMEVRRVTREASEQRTLADKAEASRFTELRTFLQAEMQATAAREIDLAEKLHLKVDRLQAAMTEVIEQNGNGLSASLGELEDRLERQYQLRNDRT
- the hisF gene encoding imidazole glycerol phosphate synthase subunit HisF, whose translation is MLAKRIIPCLDVTGGRVVKGVNFVELRDAGDPVEIAARYNEQGADELTFLDITATSDGRDLILHMIEAVASQVFIPLTVGGGVRTVEDVRRLLNAGADKTSFNSAALANPQVIRDASAKYGSQCIVVAIDAKRRHGDDLALRGEGWDVYSHGGRKNTGLDAVAWARQMAEHGAGEILLTSMDRDGTKSGFDLALTRAVADAVDVPVIASGGVGNLDHLADGVQQGGADAVLAASIFHYGEFTVAQAKARMAERGIPVRL
- the hisA gene encoding 1-(5-phosphoribosyl)-5-[(5-phosphoribosylamino)methylideneamino]imidazole-4-carboxamide isomerase encodes the protein MLLIPAIDLKDGQCVRLKQGDMDQSTVFGEDPAAIARSWVDKGARRVHLVDLNGAFAGKPKNEQAIRAILKEVGSEVDVQLGGGIRDLDTIERYLDAGLRYVIIGTAAVKNPGFLQDACTAFGGHIIVGLDAKDGKVATDGWSKLTGHEVVDLGKKFEDYGVEGIIYTDIGRDGMLSGINIEATVKLAQALSIPVIASGGLSNLEDIRALCAVEDEGVEGVICGRSIYSGDLDFERAQNLADELNG
- the hisH gene encoding imidazole glycerol phosphate synthase subunit HisH; the protein is MKRKTVAVVDYGSGNLRSVSQAVQHVARSADVEVLVTSRAQDVLDADRVVLPGQGHMADCMNELAASGLKEAVLHAAANKPLFGVCVGMQMLLDRSEEGPTDGLGLIPGEVVRFRLEGRLQADGSRFKVPQMGWNPVFHDLGRPVHPLWAGIRDGSYFYFVHSFYARPVQALHCVGEADYGGRFAAAIARDNIFATQFHPEKSADQGLALYRNFLSWNP
- the hisB gene encoding imidazoleglycerol-phosphate dehydratase HisB, which encodes MTSTPSASVPAGTHDRVAFVQRNTSETQIGVRVNLDGTGAATLATGIGFFDHMLDQIARHGLIDLEIQAVGDLHIDGHHTVEDVGITLGQAFAQAVGDKKGIRRYGHAYVPLDEALSRVVIDFSGRPGLHMRVPFKSGMVGGFDTQLAFEFFQGFVNHAGVTLHIDNLHGENAHHQAETVFKAFARAVRMALERDPRMGDVIPSTKGSL
- the hisC gene encoding histidinol-phosphate transaminase, whose protein sequence is MSMNPLNMIRQDVQSMHAYAVQDATGMVKLDAMENPYALPPELQAALGARLGAVAVNRYPGPRVEDLKAALARYVDLPAGCSLMLGNGSDELISLLTLACDLPGATVLAPLPGFVMYAMSAQLQGLKFVGVPLTVDFELDEAAMVAAMREHKPAITHIAYPNNPTANLWSADTIRRLIDEAASFGGLVVMDEAYQPFSSRSWLDEIRAHPAANANVLLMRTLSKFGLAGVRLGYLLGPQALVQEVDKLRPPYNVSVLNAECALFALEHTEVFAQQAAQICEQRTVLIDALRRMPGFEPFPSDANMVLVRVPDAQRCFDSLKTQGILVKNVSKMHPLLTNCLRLTVGTPSENASLIRALQTTP
- the hisD gene encoding histidinol dehydrogenase: MTFTARPARLSTTAADFEAQFAARLHWSAETDGAIEERVAGILNDVKTRGDAAVLEYTARFDGLDVASLGQLELTQTELKAAFDGLPDAQRDALQAAARRVRSYHEAQKKAGGESWSYRDEDGTLLGQKVTPLDRVGIYVPGGKAAYPSSVLMNAIPAHVAGVAEIIMVVPTPRGEKNPLVLAAAYVAGVSRAFTIGGAQAVAALAYGTATVPKVDKITGPGNAYVASAKKRVFGTVGIDMIAGPSEILVLADGSTPADWVAMDLFSQAEHDELAQSILLCPDAAYIDAVQAAIDRLLPTMPRAAIIAKSLSDRGALIHTRSMEEACAISNRIAPEHLEVSSSEPHRWEPLLKHAGAIFLGAYTSESLGDYCAGPNHVLPTSGTARFSSPLGVYDFQKRSSLIEVSQAGAQSLGLIAAEMAYGEGLQAHARAAEMRLNEVPPMRSTP
- the hisG gene encoding ATP phosphoribosyltransferase — protein: MITLALSKGRIFDETLPLLKAAGIEVLEDPEKSRKLILATSNPQVRVVLVRASDVPTYVEHGGADLGVTGKDTLIEHGGQGLYQPLDLNISRCRVSVAVRADFDYASAVRQGSRLKVATKYTHIAREFFASKGVHVDLIKLYGSMELAPLTGLADAIVDLVSTGNTLKANHLVEVERIMDISARLVVNQASLKLKQAAIRPIINAFAQAIEQGTPA
- the murA gene encoding UDP-N-acetylglucosamine 1-carboxyvinyltransferase produces the protein MDKLRITGGRTLQGEVTISGAKNAALPELCASLLTADPVTLNNVPRLRDVATMRQLLDNMGVQTQTHGERGGITLQAADPILAEAPYELVKTMRASVLVLGPLLARFGHARVSLPGGCAIGSRPVDQHIKGMQAMGAEIVVEHGYMVAKLPAGKTRLHGARIATDMVTVTGTENFLMAAALAEGETLLENAAQEPEIGDLAEMLIAMGAKIEGHGTSRIHIQGVDRLHGCTHQVVADRIETGTFLCAVAATGGDVVLRHGRADHLDAVIDKLHEAGAEIEAGKDAGGDFIRVRAAGRLKAQSFRTTEYPGFPTDMQAQFMVLNCIADGTSKVTETIFENRFMHVNELVRLGAHIQVDGKIAVVEGISRLSGATVMATDLRASASLVIAGLVAEGDTIVDRIYHLDRGYDQMEEKLRGIGADIERIK
- a CDS encoding BolA family protein; this translates as MTAEQLQSLIAAGLPCEHLEVTGDGRHWAAVIVSPAFEGLRLIKRHQAVYGTLGGRIQTDEVHALSMKTYTPAEWAAQP
- a CDS encoding ABC transporter permease, with the translated sequence MTGWQTLFYKEVLRFWKVGFQTVAAPVITAILYLMIFGHVLEDRVQVYDSVSYTAFLLPGLVMMSVLQNAFANSSSSLVQSKIMGNLVFLLLTPLSHRAWFVAYVGSSIVRGLAVGTGVMVVTWWFAQPSLVAPLWILAFGFMGAALLGALGLIAGLWAEKFDQMAAFQNFIIVPMTFLSGVFYSIHSLPAFWQQVSHLNPFFYMIDGFRYGFFGKSDVSPWISLTLVGGALAIVSAIALHLLKTGYKIRH
- a CDS encoding ABC transporter ATP-binding protein; protein product: MPAVSFQDVSKSYPSSRGTVQALQSVSFDIEAGEFFGLLGPNGAGKTTLISILAGLARASSGRVLVHGSDVQTDYQAARRQLGVVPQELVFDPFFNVREALRIQSGYFGIQRNDAWIDELLEGLGLTDKANANMRQLSGGMKRRVLIAQALVHKPPVIVLDEPTAGVDVELRQTLWQFISDLNKRLGSTVLLTTHYLEEAEALCGRIAMLKQGRVVALESTSALLSRAASNVLRFKTDAALPIDLAVQARITGRVVQLPANDALAVERILARLREAGVAPEDIEIRKADLEDVFLDLTGAQPRATNPVEVPA